The stretch of DNA TTctaggtagtcgacaccctgagGTAATTCTCAAATTCCattatattttaaaataatgGCTGCGGTATTGTTGGATAACTGATAACAATAGAAACCAAACATGATAGATAAACAGTTCATTCCTTGAAGAGTATTTAAAACGTTTATCAACTCGAAATTGTATCGGTTTGCCAATTTATAGCAATTAAAATGAGCAAGTTAAACTAGTTagtatttttaaaatcatttgtTGTTCATATATGTTGATGCTTGCCAttcatatatgaggggcttagaatgcaagggatgtaagtgacttgatcgatttctcttcatcgactttttctttagttaataactcaactgcaaaaacgatgAGTTTCGTGTGAGTTTCCTAtataatccgatagatgaggttcttacCTGTCTTCCAcaatgtcaaatacagctgggaatgagtttgcagctaagttatgaccaaaagagcgAGAAATCGAAATGCGGAACGTAgataaatcgatcaaatcacttacacccctgtcattctaagcccctcatatgttaACGCAGCACTTGGAATATTGTTCTAAAAATTTGCTTAAACAAAGACTTCTAAaggtatttaatttttaattactACTAAAAGTGTACGATATTAATTCGGGAGACATTTTTATGTGAACAAACCACCATTTTAGAGCACCTCCAGGAAATGTTTAAATTCGTTAAAAATGCAATAAGTTTACATCCTACTGTGTGAGATCATGCAGTTTTAGAGATGTTGTAGCTCCAgctcaactttgtagaacaattttCTTTTCACCAGTGGTAAAACAATCCTGGTATGGTACGAAGGACTGGATGTTCCCAACTATTCTCGACGAAAACGGTATTAGGAACAACTTCCGAGCCGAGGCGAGCGCAACAAGGCCATCATAGCAGAAAAATAACGTCTCCGCGAGATCAGATATTCGGAAGACTCAAAAGGATCATCAGGAGTTGGATTTTGGGTAAGCAATGGTAATAATAATTTGATTCCCAGCAAAAACGTTGCGGACGTCTGCCAGGTTTTCTTCCGAAGAACACATCTCCGAAGCAACCACAATTTCATCTGCCAAGCCGCTGTTGGACGTCTCCGATTCGGCGAGCGCCATTGATGCAATTGGCAATATTCCACAAAAAATAtggtattttcattttttgtcgttttttaggcaaacataaaaaatgtttattggcgATATTTTAAAGCGGacatttcactctacataatgtgaaactttaaaaaatatcaaaagatgtaaaaaaaaactttgttctacaaaattgattaaaataactggaactacaatTTCTACCTGAACTCGTtttctggaccattgtgcagtgtttttggggttaatgGACTGTGGCAATTATATTGCCGCCGTTATTTTTAGTTATTTGGAACACATATTacaaaggtaaatatgtgttcttccttATGTAAGGATTTTGTTTTACTGACACTTGAGTCGATTtattgcctagtttccacggccttataaatataaataaacattTAATTATTCGACAACTCACTCTTGAGCGCAGAAAATGTGTACTATCTATTGACTGTTAGTTCGCAACATCTTTTAGTGCTTATAGTGCTTAGCTCGGATTTGAGTTCTTTTTTAAAACTTATGAGCGCCTGCCGAAAATCCATTTTACGGTCCATGGATGTTTTGTATTGAGATATAAAACTTGAAGTTAGAACTTTTTGAAGTATTATGATTTACTGCACTGCGCTTTCTGGTCCGGACGTAACAACGTAACAGTTAATGGTGGCCACTACAGGGCTATGACTATGAGAATCATTCTGCAATGATGTTGAACCGCATAAGCTTTTGATCAATGATTTTATAACTAATATTGCAATATTTGTCTAAAATGCTAACAgtctgtattttttatattacgaGACAACACCATCTATAACTGAATGACAGAAAAAAGTTTCTAAAGGTATAAGCGGAGCAACAATACAAATTAATGCACTTATCTTGGATACATTATGTTCAAATAACTTCAGTAGatttgtatttaaaatgaatttttttttctgttagttCTTTAATCATTCGATAATTGAATGAGGAATGAATCCGAAAATCTAACTAAAAGGCTTTCGAAATCTTCTAAATGAAGAAATGAACAGATTTACGCAATGAATGACCGTTCCCCCAAGTTAATTGTAGAAGTTGAACAGAAAAAACATCGACTCTGTTCATTTTGGCATTGTAAAGGAACACAATGGAGATTGTTTTGTTTTCCAAcaaaattgaagataaaaatcattatttcatCAGAGTTCTCACGTGCTTTTACTAAAAAGATTTGAAGAACATGGATATAACATGCATAAATATAGCATATCATAataaattgatatattgatttgttcttctttcttcttcttcaatggcactaacgttccatgaggaacttcgccgtctcaacgtagtattacttgcgttgtttttattagtacttagttgagatttctatgccaaataacacgccttgaatgcattctgaggcaagctctagaatacgcgtgatcacagtgacATATGCCgactgaatgaaatggtatgataatcacttcattcgaaggataaaatgtctaGGAGTTATATCCTCGATTCTTattccgaaaattttaaaaatgcttCGAATGCATACTATTGATATCAAAAAGATCTGTCAGTTACGATTGTCCAGTAAAAGCATAGGTAAGAGCATGCTTCGCTCCCATACAAAGCATTGTGCTCTCTGTGACAAAtctgtttctattttgctaccggTCTCAACGGAGCCGATGCACATAATTCGGGGACACTTGTTCTCGTATGTATTGCACATTGAaaagtgtttccctaacacagacgcAAAATCAAGGAGCCCGAGGAAAAACATCATTGCatatacatgcaagctgcggtTGCATTTTTTCAACTACAAATATGTTCCCCTAACAAGGACTACTGAAACGAACATCATGGCTTTATCGTTACCCATCGGTGATCGTCGAAAATCCAAGCAACTAGCCAGGAATTTTGATGTCATTGGCCCTTGTTAGCGCTACAAAATACTTGCACTAATGTGTACCTAATTcttaaatttctataatgttCGTTTTCGCCAGCATCAATTTcaaagtcctacgttaacaatgcggtagtATCTTAGACACCACATttgggtcgaggttgcgttattTTCTGTGTATTAAAGATAGGAAactgcgttacgtaggggggagggggtccaaaatcctgatttttagcgttacgtaatttgtgcacgacgcctaagctGATATACATTCAAGTTAACGACAATTTGATTTTGTCTCTCAATCAATGCTTAAAAATTGTTCATTATTCAGTTTACCCAACCTCGGTAGCATCCTGCACAAGCATAAATCACAACAATTTAAATAGTAAACATCTCGTACCCAAAACAATCCAAGAATGCTCCAACCTACGGTAACGAAACTCCCCACGGATAAGGGCTGCTTCTTCGCTTTCTTTGGTCTGTGCGCGCACAGATGATGGAGAAGATACCGTGTGGAaaatgaatattgaaaaataaaacgagAAAAGGAGTCAAAATGCTGAAAACGCTTACATCAAAAGCTCTCCTCCTCCACTGGTggtggtgctgctgctgctggcggCGGTGCTGACAATATTCTGTATGAAAGACGACGTCGCCGCTGccgcggctgctgctgctgtcgctGACGTCGCGCCCCAACCAGTTTTTAtgcgctgctgctgttgttgttgttggtgctGTTGCTGCTGGTGGTGTTGTTGCACTTGTAGTAGTgtagccgccgccgccgcctgcTGCTGATGTTGCTGTTGAAGTGGTGGTTGGAGGTATTGATGATAGTGGTGGTGCTGGCGGTGCTCCCGTTCCAAATGTGAAAGaacttgctgctgctgctgctgctgatgtcgGAGAAGAGGATTACCGGAATCCATTTGCCGGAACGGAGCCCCAATCCAGAAGACCACCCTCCACTAATTTACACCACCTTCTGCCGGGATTATTCCGTTTTCGGCTCTTTGTTCGAAAACGCACACAGTACTTGTGTTATTGGCGATTGCCTTTTTCACTTGTCTTCTACACTTTCAAACATTTCCAATCAGATCACAGATCGTTTGCACTAGGTTCCGCTCTATTTTCCTACTGCTTCTCGGCACCACACTGCAGaatattcttattttttatttatagacgCCTTAATGTCCGCCATTGTTGTAATAATTAACCAAAAAAAAGGAGCTGACTTTAAAAAAGAGGAGCTCAGGCACTGAGCATACCAACAATCAACACATTCGAACAGTGATGATGAGAAGATGGTGGCGGAGTGAAAAACGCTATGCCTCCCGCTCGTTCGCTTGAAATCGGTTCAGTCTCGCCGCCCGTCGGCGGCTCTTTCGTTCTCTCTCTCCGCTCTTTCTCTGCCTCTCATCGTCTCGCGCGCATTCACTTACACACACAACCGTGTATGGAGCGTAGAATCGAAGGAGGCCCAATTCGAATATTACTTTTCCATTAACTGCAGGTTTTGCCAATATACCCGAAGTGCTGTTACGTTTCGGTAGATCAGCTGAGAAAATTAACTTTGTGATGTTCTTGTTACAGCtctaataagatttttttttgcattttcttcAATGTTCTAAAAATAGAGGAAGATACattataattgaggggctcagaatgcaaggggtgtaagtgacttgatcgatttctcttgatcaacattttatttagttaataactcaactgcaaaaacgttcctatttaagtttgctatagaaacgatagataaggttctgacctatcttccccgttgtcaaatacagctgggaatgtatttgcagctaagctatgaccaaaagagagagtcgatgtagagaaatcgatcaaatcacttacacccctttcattctaagcccctcaattgttcaatttatttctaTCCATCCACTTTTCGTCGGCCATCAAAATGTAATATAAATCTAAAATACCAACATAATTTTTCACTGTAGCATGCGACTCTGTATTTAAGCTTTTTtctgtgtgttattttttctagACAATGAATGAAACTTTCAAAATGTTGATTAATCGCGATCAATTGGCCGATTTTATCGGAATAAAttaatttgagaaaattatgtggaatttattttttcaatgtcaGTTTCAAAGTTGTACAATTACATGCTCATGTTTGTTTgagtaattattttcaaaacataGTGCCGAATCAAAAGTATAGATTTGGTGGACTGAAATTTGCGTATGTTGTTGCATCCTTTGAACATAAATGTAGAATTTACTTTAAAAGGAGATGGAATTAAGCTGTATTTTTTCGATAATCAATCGAGTCTCAGCTAATTGAGAAGAGCaaccacaataaaaaaaaactcgatttgATGAATCTTTAACAGTTTAGTTGGTCAAATAATCATATAAAGTATGATACAGTAGTGTcctgattatccgcggaattgaGTGGTGAGACCAAGAccgagaaaatcgagaaaatagatttttttttgctttcgattttttctaACTCATATGTcaatctttttgtagatttatttttcaatatacaTCGAATTCAATCTCGCCAAAGACCACCCAACATTTTTATCAAACATTATATCAACATTTGGATCGCATCTTCTATGATTTACttccgtacaaatgctgacagagacagaactagcggcagTTACTGTGGGGATGTACTGTAACCAGTGGCTCATAGGATCATTGAActagatgtttacatcaattcctggtgaaatgTTGTTTTTTGGAACTGGttctaaaatcaaaaataaatttcgcCTAAATGACAGAcgtatggcacgattggcttttatgggatcgttgtcagctgagttctgggCAGATACTAGTTGTTGAGTTTCTAATAATGCAAAAATAATtgcttttgatgtttcattataaatatatttttcaaagatcgattcggtaaagatcgattttttggtgccgatttaatcagtggttCGATCCCTGCgtcgtttggaaaatcgatctttttataaagatcacCCAATCCTATTTTAAACACGTACTGCGGATCGCCCGCTCATGGATAATCGATGTTCTACCGTATAATTTACCATTCTTCTATATTTTCCAAATACAATCACAACCAATTTTACAGAAAGCCATGAAAATACTTCGCGCCCAACACAATCTACTGTCATTGGAATAATGACAAATGAATTTTTATCGAATTTAGGATGGCCGATGCTCACAGAATATTCGTCAAGGTTCATGGCGGTCGCGCTCTATCAGAAATTGTGCTGGTTTATAGGCATCAGCAAAAATTATCatgttgaatttgaaaattaaaaaaaatccgaaccTGAATTCAAGAGTTGCTCTCCGGATGCGTAAAATGTCAGCATACGAACCAATTCAAGGTTTCATCAGGCTAAACTAGTGCgactgaaatattgtttatgatGTCGTTACATTTGAATATAAGTGCACATTTATGCAAAGTTTATTATCTTCGATTAAAGTACAACAAATACATTCATACAGTACTTCAGACTGTTTGGATACGCTAGAATATTCAGGATCCTAAATCAAAAGCTGTCGctgaatttgtaattttaatccttcattcaaaaataactcaaaaaaaagTAATGTACCGATACGGCACGGTACGGATACTTGTTACCAAATGGTCAATTATCTTATCAACTCTGAAATGATGTAACTGTTTAATATTatacaaaacaagtggtcacaaggctcaatttcaatttttgaattcccgcATTTTCCCTGTCTTTTTCCCGCATAATTTAATGAAATTCCCGTTAGTTGAAAATTGCGTTTattaatatgtacaaaaagtcacTACTCTAGTGTTAAGCGTTATTACTAATCCAGCTACACTTTCAATACTTTTTGAAACTTTTAATTTTCCGCATTTCTCTGGGCTTTAGGCTCTTAGCCTAATGTTCCTTAGCTTCTTTTTCTGCTTCCCCTTTCGTTTGGATAGATAAGTGATTTCGTTACGACAATGCCAAGAACTCCTCCTACATTAATTGATATGCAGATAATGTAACTTAAGACGTCAATTTTCAAGCATAACTCCATCCATTTCTTCGCTATATCCGAAAAGTCGGTAATTACATCCGGTTCAATACACATTAGGTAACGAGTGATGGGATATGTGAAAGGTTATTTTATGagcaatttctttaaaaatccgCAAAAGAACTTACTACGACTGGTACGAAATATTAAGCCATctttatcgaaaattttggtggaATCCCttgctgttttgtttgttaacgGATTTCGTTGCAAATCCAATTTCAATACTTCCTGATAGCAGATTGGTTTCTGAGAGTTCAAGTTCAACAAGTGATTTAGATTTCAGTCGTTCGGGCTTCATAATTTTCTCCATAATAGCTCTTACAAGTCCCATTAGATTTGTCTGATATTCACGCAAAAACGTTTCAACTGTCGATGCTGTCGTGACACAAAACTTTATACCAATGTATCAGTTGagtaagaaacaaatttcgaTGAAAACAAGACGTCCTTTATCTTGGTACAGCAAAAAGAGAGCGTTTCAACGCGCTAAAACACGTACAGTAACATTTTAGAGGACCGAAAAAAAACGCCGAGCGAAAAAAATCGCAACTTCAAGTACTAATTCCCGACTtttttcgatggattttgattcccgACTTTTTCTCGCTTTTCTCgaatgattaaaaaaaacatcagacacaatttttgctcaAGATTTTCTCAACACTTGCAGAAAACGTGTTAttctattacatagaatacatatttgacacgaacaagttaattttcattcataatgttGATTCTAGAGTGTCTTTATtcaacctgaaaatccattataatTTTCGCTACTCAAACGAATTGGAACACACATTACCGGCGAGGAATAACATTGTTGTACTGACAACTTACCCTGTAGTGGGGTAACTTATAAAGTGCTTGAAGTTCTTATTTGAATGCATAGCCAAATTCGATATTTTGCAATAGAAAATTATATGTTTATCAAGCTCCAAGCGACTATCGTTATCTATTACTAAACTTGAAGACACCCCACAAGAATAGTGATTTTTTTGGGAATTGCTACCAGCAACGGATtccggattaaatatatttgtaTTACACAACAGCtgtataaaattgaaaaatgggcATAATCGTTTATATTCAGGCGAATATCATTCTTTTGCTCCATTAGCATCAGACAATGGCATATTCGGTGAATGTTTTGAACATTACTACGATACACAAATCATTACCCGCAATTTTATTGTCTTGTAATGTTAAAACTTGCTTCCAAATTCCACATACGTGAATTTTAATATTGTGTATAATTTTAAAATCAAAGTAATATTAATCGCAAAAAGTTCATATGTACCGTTTTGAAAGGTGATAGATATGTTCAGTATTATATCTGAAATATTGTAATGTATCAGTACTTTTAAACAGGATAAGTTTAATTGTCACGATAATATAAAATATGAGCCAACCTATAAATTGATttgttaaaaaattataaaatgggATCAATCTAATAATTACTCCGCTGATCTGCGTCTTGTTATCCTGCTAGTTGGATGGCTCAGCATCTTATTAGGATGAGTGGTGTTTGTGCCGAACCGAAAAATAAATCACGCAGAGGAACAGCGAAAGAGAGAGAGGTTGACCCGCGTGAACGAGCGGCGATGATGACGGCAATGCACGATATTAAACGAAGCAAGCCGCCGCACCATCAGTCGCGCAAATGTCAAACTTTTTGTCCACCCTGCTGCCGCTGTTTTTGTTGCTATTGCTATTGCTACTAACAAACCAATACTGGTAGAACCAGACACAGACATCTTTTCTCCACTCCTCTTTTTTGCTCACCCTCTCGCTCACTCTCACTTGTTACGAATACGAGCACATAATATGCAGCCGACACACCGCTCACACACTTCTGCTGAATCGAAACTTTCGAGGAGCCGCAGCGCGCACATAGAACATACCGTGCGAggagcttgtttttttttcgtttcgtttcagcACCCCTTCTCGTTCCTGCACGTGAACACCAGTCGGTGGGGAAGAGAGTGCGGCGATTCGATCAATTCAATGTAAAAATGGTTTAACTATCTTCCTTCCCGTCTCACTCGGAGCAATTACTTCATACGCACTTATCCACCAAAATATTACTTATTAATATCGagcatgaagaaaaaaaattttgcacaAGGGTTTCTCCTCTTCCCGCACTCAGCGCAAAATTTGACCGGAAAAATTTCAAACGCAAAGGGCACAATTGGTTTTCCGTTCGGGAAAAATATTTTCCTAGACGCAACCGCTGAGCTGAGATCGTGCGGACCCGACGACTGTCATGGCGACCTTTTTTCCTTCGCCTTCCTCGCAAAGCACGCAAGCGAAACGCGACGAGGCACAACTGCTGCTGCCTTACCAGCGGGGGATCTCAGCCCGACCAAATTTTACGGACACTTTTCACCTTCAAACGGTGGCCTGCGGGGCCGGAAAATACTCGCGATTGGTTTCTTACCGGCTGCCGCGGCGGATGCGAATAATTTTGATCCTCGCCGGAACGGATTTCACGCAAAATTTGGACACTTTTTGGCGAATTGCGCGAGACCGAACCTGCCTGCCTGTGTCAAACACAAAAATTTATCGACGCCGAGCGGAACGACGACGATGGGAGCGCTGTGGGTTCGAAAAATTCTCTCTTTTTTAATTCAGCGGCGCTTCAAAATCCGGAGCCGCGCTCTCTTCAGCGCCTGCAGGCCGTAGCTTTTTCATACCCAAAATGGTGGACGGGGAGCTCTCTGCTCTCTGTCTGCTCTGTTCTGCTTTGCACACCAGCACCGGCGCGGCGCCATACACAACTTGCGAGGAGCATGTAGCATGAGaacgcacacatacacacgcagaTGGTAGGTCCGAGAACCGAAATGTAAcaagaggaaaaaaataataaaacacctTCCATTCACTCGGCCAGAACGGTCAGAACCGACAGGCTTGGGCAGAGAGTGGGTGCGACAAAGATAGCGATGCGTGTGCTGCCGGTACTTTAATAAGGGAGCGGGTGGAAATTGTGCAACGAAACGGGTCTGGGTTGATGAACGTGTTTTGGCGCCTGATGCCGTGATAACGATGTCACACAAAGCGTGGGTGTTGCTTATTCGCAGCACACGACTATTTTCTATTGAGTTTGGCGGCAAATTTACAGTGTATCGAAAAATTGTTCGTACGGAGCGGAGGTTATTCCCAAAACAAAGTTAGGCAAAATCTTGGTCAATTTTGAAGTGCTGTCATTTCTAGTAGGGGAAGACCTCTaaaaagggggtctccgtagccacattggttgcgcgttcgcttagtaagcgatcgatcgtgaggtcataactcagggccctcattgaccatctttgtgttgttacagaatagctacgtccacgcaacaatcataagcgatggagatcgatccacggtcgaaataagatcgattcatccatacaactgctctgctctgccagtcacatcgggctactgttctataaataactcaacaatgatcaatcaactgtttccgctgtccggtggtccaactggataatggaagaacagaaagaataactcttacgcctaaatggctactgtgtgaatgtaccatatgtaatggtatagaaggaatactggcgaatggcaactgtgtaatgtgctaattatagatatgataaccatgtgacatgtacacgattaaaattcggctctgttacagctaaaatgctaatgagccttaaataaataaatgggataaaaaaaagacctCTAAAAAATTAGATTTTGTAAATTgaactattttcaaaaaattgggaaacgtaagaaaaaacgttttgaaccgcattttgtttttcaaacggccgccattttgtcaaaaaatatgtttttgacttgtccgaggttcatgcgatggcGGATTTTTTACTGatttagaatctgttcgattcttttgtttctgataaccagaagggctgaaatCGTGTACGCAATGgcacaattttttgacgtagaactacgtctttcaggaagggtgccaaatcagaaaacaggtcacgtttttatgaaataaagttaacgttaataactattttcactgtgaacgaattctcatgatttgtattccaatcgaatcgcaaattctctaagatttatttgatatgctatacattacaattcgccaatcaataaacggtttaaattcatgaaaactgaaagaacttctttttttcccatacatttgttctggcgatttgtgtgctaaccctactcgtatttcgaatgcttataactcgaacatttcttaacagatcggaaagatgtttgcatcaattgataggaaatatttgtacgcgtctattacaattaataaaacattatttttcatgagatgtcaaaaatgacaataaaatgtcaagcgttatctaaacgccctaaatgtcaagttttgattggcccgatttacgatttccccaacacagacttcaaaatcgccAAAATCGACAAATAtgcatgcaagtcaggggtatttttgttcccaccgagctgtgtttccctaacacggacttctaaatcaatgtgccaGGAGGAATTCGCTTTATCAaaaatgcaagtcggggatatttttccctttgagctgtgtttccctaacacggacttcaaaattaatgtgcctggggtaatccgcaaatatatgcaaatcgtGGGTATTTTTTGCTGTTAAGTACTTTTATACTTGCTTGTTGTTGTgcaggaatatgtttccctgaaacgtacttttaaactgaggagcctggaaaaatcgtaattcagatactagaggtgaatgaactttcgcggttcgagaactacgtaaacatgagatgtgcaataatttcagagggaaatgtaaaatacagatcgtttgacaattcttccgttcacatattttggtagtcctaggcatcatatcaaacgtgaaaggacgttcatcaaatttatttgtaacgaagaacataatctattacaaaaatttcgatgcattctaaaatgatattcgaagtggtaaacaagtggattgcataatataattgcgtagttctacgtcgaaaatatgcggtcgtgtcctagatacaaccccttacattgtTTTAACCCTCCCACTTCATCAGCTTTCAACTGTTCTGTTCTATGAATATTGATAtgagtgtaaaatcaaagtttcgaaaacgaaagcgttacgccggagatcgagattttgagcgttaatagctcctaaacaactgaacgaaatggtatgacaaacacctcattcgaaagataaactgtctacgcgttatatacttgttaccttttgatccaaaaacttgtttcaatagccttaaaattgcttttaaaataggctattgaactcaccatataagcgagcgccgctcggaaatccactcagttataattgaacagcgatttgcgattggagcatgttgtcgctgtcaTGGTGAAGCCAACTTCGGTGTCATTAAgagcctattttttttttattaaataaaatataacgtttatttcaaaaatataaaagagtatttacatcaaaaaaattaattttcgcaTCTTAAGTAGAATGCAAGTGCGCCAACATCAATTCTTCCATTAATTTCATTAACATAATTGATGAAcagaattaaaattttcaatatttgactTCGTTTGGTAGTTGCTATGTTCAGTAGTGCTGGTCGCATTAGTTCTTCGAAAGAAAGACGTTGCAATCCCTCGAGTATTCCTGTTATTCTCTGTTGTACGTATGCCCAAGCAGGTGCTACCCGGAAACAGTCACTAAATTTGTGTTGCAACGTTTCAATCGCAGTATTACAGTGCAGACAGTGTTCATCATTCGCTCTTTGAATCCTTGTCATTAATTGCCTATGTTCTGTCTTCTCATTTACGAACAGATACAAACTGCTTCGCTGGCTCGACGATAGTTGTTTCGTTAGAATATTCTTCCAAACTCTTTTCCAATTTGTTCCCGGATTTCTCCGTTCAACACGAGGTGTTTCTGTTCGCTCCAGAAAGATTCGGTGGATTTGTTCACTAGATGGATTCGCTCTAACAAGTGGGGGGAGAAGGGGGATTtgttgggaaattatcttgaaGCAGGGAAGGTCTGCGGGGGGAGGAATAGCCTGGTTCAGAAGGGATTGGTAATAGGGGAGGGAGCCACTTGCCTGTATGTGACGATTCAAGAGCAACGCTTTGCATTTGAAGACTGGTAGCTGCAGTTTCAGTCCACCATATTCGGTATCACGCGCTAGTTGCTCCATCGGAACTCGCGCCGGAAGTCCACGCCACAGGAATGACCCCATAAG from Toxorhynchites rutilus septentrionalis strain SRP chromosome 3, ASM2978413v1, whole genome shotgun sequence encodes:
- the LOC129780307 gene encoding TOX high mobility group box family member 3-like, whose product is MDSGNPLLRHQQQQQQQVLSHLEREHRQHHHYHQYLQPPLQQQHQQQAAAAATLLQVQQHHQQQQHQQQQQQQRIKTGWGATSATAAAAAAAATSSFIQNIVSTAASSSSTTTSGGGELLM